Proteins encoded within one genomic window of Psilocybe cubensis strain MGC-MH-2018 chromosome 2, whole genome shotgun sequence:
- a CDS encoding Protein LONG AFTER FAR-RED 3 has translation MAQPPPKRLNISDAYTIPQKHKAFSVTRCDLRIVATTVVLLFATWYAFKGDKHLPQIYALCSLDGRKIYTVDSSNSVVQCVLIHKSHVAATGDLDDIRKNAIDTVKTHSVAVRYLPRGSIMIPGISDSHCHILEYGASRQIPLSTGKTLKETVSLVRDYVVKNPDIEHDRSRVVEGWGWDHASWDVERWPSWEDLEADPQVAGRPVILQSRDGHALWVSKDIIKDNAPYPDDIEGGFIFRDEEGNPTGIFMDSAQDLIKRRPPGKEELERRFRTTVGEALAIRVYGMSFFDQHGQYWGDVHKPVMASGNGRLSAKSVKIFADGALRSGGAALYEPYSDNPSTRGVMRITAESLNKVIPRFLKDGWQVNVHAIGDRANGIVLDAFEASLKGVNVSALRPRLEHAQILTKNDMMRLGKLGVIASIQPTHAISDMWFAEDRLGSERVKGLYAFRSILESGARITLGSDFPVEEINPLKGFYAAVTRLTTEGTSPHGPGGWFPEQRLTRIEALRGMTIDPAYASFTEDTLGSLVPGKRADLVVLSQDIMTIATSSIMKTSVIATFLDGRPVYGKI, from the exons ATGGCCCAACCACCTCCGAAAAGGCTGAATATCAGTGACGCATATACTATTCCACAGAAGCATAAGGCATTCTCTGTCACTCGTTGCGATCTGAGAATTGTCGCTACGACTGTTGTACTTCTGTTTGCCACATGGTACGCCTTCAAAGGCGATAAACACCTTCCACAAATCTACGCACTTTGTTCTCTCGATGGGCGAAAAATCTACACTGTCGATAGCAGCAACTCTGTTGTACAATGTGTTCTTATTCACAAATCTCATGTCGCAGCCACAGGAGATTTGG ATGACATTCGAAAAAATGCTATAGACACAGTAAAAACTCATTCGGTTGCAGTACGATATCTTCCAAGAGGCTCCATTATGATTCCGGGGATAAGTG ACTCACATTGCCATATTTTGGAGTACGGGGCTAGCCGCCAGATACCACTGTCCACTGGTAAAACGTTAAAAG AGACGGTATCTTTAGTTAGAGATTATGTCGTCAAGAACCCGGATATTGAGCATGATAGGTCTCGTGTTGTggagggatggggatgggacCACGCTTCATGGGATGTCGAAAGGTGGCCTTCGTGG GAGGACCTGGAAGCTGATCCACAGGTAGCGGGACGTCCTGTTATACTTCAAAGTCGGGATGGTCATGCCCTCTGGGTATCAAAAGACATAATCAAAGATAATGCTCCGTATCCGGACGATATCGAGGGTGGGTTTATATTCCGAGATGAAGAAGGCAATCCCACAG GAATTTTTATGGACAGTGCACAAGACCTGATTAAGCGTCGCCCTCCTGGTAAGGAGGAACTTGAAAGGCGATTTCGAACTACCGTGGGAGAAGCCCTTGCA ATACGCGTTTACGGTATGTCATTTTTCGACCAGCATGGCCAATACTGGGGCGATGTACACAAGCCTGTTATGGCTAGTGGAAATGGAAGGCTCAGTGCAAAGAGTGTAAAGATATTTGCAGACG GCGCATTACGCTCTGGCGGGGCAGCG CTTTACGAGCCGTACTCTGATAACCCGTCTACACGTGGTGTTATGCGAATCACAGCAGAATCCCTAAACAAGGTTATTCCAAGGTTTTTGAAGGATGGATGGCAAGTG AATGTTCATGCTATTGGTGACCGCGCGAATGGGATTGTTCTAGATGCCTTTGAGGCGTCTCTTAAAGGCGTTAATGTTAGCGCCCTTCGCCCACGGCTCGAGCACGCCCAAATTCTGACCAAGAACGATATGATGAGACTAGGAAAACTAGGGG TCATAGCTAGCATCCAACCTACTCACGC GATAAGTGATATGTGGTTTGCAGAGGATCGCTTG GGATCTGAACGTGTTAAAGGACTATATGCATTCCGAAGCATACTTGAAAGTGGTGCTCGTATCACACTGGGCTCTGATTTCCCAGTAGAAGAAATCAACCCCCTCAAAGGTTTTTATGCCGCTGTAACACGACTGACAACGGAAGGAACATCGCCCCATGGCCCCGGGGGATG GTTTCCAGAGCAAAGACTTACACGCATAGAGGCATTGCGCGGGATGACTATTGATCCAGCTTACGCTTCATTCACGGAGGACACTTTGGGAAGTCTTGTCCCCGGGAAGAGGGCAGATCTAGTTGTTCTGTCGCAAGATATCATGACCATTGCGACTTCGTCCATCATGAAAACATCCGTCATTGCCACGTTCTTAGACGGAAGACCGGTGTATGGCAAGATATAA
- a CDS encoding Tyrosinase produces the protein MAQRVVVDGSQPRPQPGQLVHSRREIATFVNDVRQFSLYVQALQIYYDRVRTDVVSHWQIGGIHGQPYVDWNGTPSGGRGYCVHRTPLFPTWHRPYIVLFEQEVQKIAREIAAAYTHDRPAWEEAAAALRQPYWGWDNIATVVPPLQVTTSPTVNIVKAHSPTPVSVPNPFLTYAYPAGANSVFSPPFNIWPRTTRHPDASGNSQPALLRAALEAVGPQIVNNTQRLMSITTWDAFTLGSAGTTGLEGIHDTIHVQTGGQNGNMAFVPVAAFDPIFYLHHAQVDRVIDLWYSRHRVWTANTDDLLPFRRTQTAYWKSPEIIDNSGVFNYSYGGIVNVQSESGEGAAVDEQSAASMGTNLEWSVRVECKEYEIGGSFSVYVFMSNEVPSNQAEWLFHPTFAGTFDVFANPHPEECANCSAHADETIKGFIHINKKYLERSKKATLDPAVVIPYLKEHISWAVVKANGEVADIHKFSSLKVTVICMPLTLTDGAHYPVEGHPKIYPEITRGRVGGSELE, from the exons ATGGCCCAACGAGTCGTTGTTGACGGTTCTCAGCCCAGGCCACAGCCAGGCCAGCTTGTCCATTCGCGTCGCGAAATCGCGACATTTGTGAATGATGTTCGCCAATTTTCGTTATATGTGCAAGCACTTC AAATATACTATGATCGAGTCAGAACAGATGTGGTATCCCATTGGCAAATCGGTGGAATTCACGGCCAACCATATGTCGATTGGAACGGCACTCCTAGTGGTGGCCGTGGCTACTGTGTTCACCGTACACCTCTGTTCCCGACTTGGCATCGACCATACATCGTTCTTTTTGAG CAAGAAGTACAGAAAATTGCACGCGAGATTGCGGCCGCATACACTCACGATCGTCCAGCTTGGGAagaggcagcggcagcaTTGCGTCAGCCCTATTGGGGATGGGATAACATTGCGACAGTTGTTCCGCCGCTTCAGGTCACGACGTCGCCTACTGTTAACATTGTCAAGGCACACAGTCCAACACCTGTGTCTGTTCCGAACCCATTCTTGACATACGCATATCCTGCGGGTGCAAATTCCGTGTTTAGTCCACCTTTCAATATCTGGCCACGTACTACACGTCATCCAGATGCTTCGGGTAACAGCCAGCCAGCTTTGCTTCGAGC CGCCCTTGAGGCTGTGGGTCCACAGATTGTAAACAATACGCAAAGGCTCATGTCCATCACAACTTGGGATGCCTTTACACTTGGAAGCGCCGGAACAACTGGATTAGAGGGTATCCATGACACAATCCATGTCCAAACAGGAGGACAAAATGGCAACATGGCGTTTGTTCCAGTAGCTG CCTTTGATCCAATATTTTATCTGCATCACGCGCAAGTTGATCGTGTTATCGACCTCTGGTACAGCAGACATCGCGTCTGGACCGCAAACACAGATG ATCTATTGCCGTTCCGGAGAACTCAGACCGCCTACTGGAAATCTCCAGAAATCATCGACAATAGCGGTGTATTTAACTATAGCTATGGTGGGATTGTTAATGTCCAATCCGAATCCGGTGAAGGTGCTGCAGTGGACGAACAAA GTGCAGCTTCCATGGGCACCAATCTCGAATGGAGCGTACGTGTGGAATGCAAAGAGTACGAAATCGGAGGGAGTTTCTCCGTTTATGTTTTCATGTCCAACGAAGTGCCTTCCAATCAAGCGGAATGGCTGTTCCACCCAACCTTTGCCGGTACCTTCGATGTTTTTGCCAATCCACACCCCGAGGAGTGTGCCAACTGTAGCGCTCACGCTGATGAAACAATCAAGGGATTCATACATATTAATAAAAAGTATTTGGAAAGATCGAAGAAGGCAACCCTTGACCCGGCCGTCGTTATTCCTTATTTGAAGGAGCACATTAGCTGGGCGGTCGTAAAG GCAAACGGAGAAGTCGCCGACATTCATAAGTTCTCTTCACTCAAGGTGACTGTGATATGCATGCCTCTCACCCTCACCGACGGCGCACATTACCCTGTCGAGGGACATCCAAAGATATATCCTGAGATCACTCGTGGACGTGTTGGAGGTAGTGAACTCGAATAG
- a CDS encoding Tyrosinase, whose protein sequence is MANRVVVEGTLPKAGLGQVVPPRREISALVKDIYQFSLYVQALQEIYDKPANDVVSYWQISGIHGEPYVEWNGTLNVPRSPTDRGFCVHGTPLFPTWHRPYIVLFEQEVQRIARRIAATYTHDTDRWNIEAAFLRQPYWGWDQIATVVPPPEVISAPMVSIVKPDSPAEVLVPNPFLTYTYPAGANAVFGAPFNAWPRTARYPDGLGISQPAKLQAALQALGPQIVNNTQRLMSITTWDAFALGDGTTSGLESIHDTIHNHTGGPNGNMTFIPVASFDPIFYLHHAQVDRVIALWYSRHRVWTPNAADLLPFRRTQTEYWKSPEIIQTNTVFNYVYLGIPNAVQSESSEAGVADYQSEASSTTELEWSVRVECEKYEVGGSFSLYVFMSKEVPSNHTEWLFHPSFAGTFDVFANPNPEKCANCTAHADQTIKGFIHINKKYLERSKKKTLDPEVVIPYLKEHISWGVIKANGEVADIKKFTTLNVTVICTPLTFSDGAKYPTEGRPKVYPEITRGRVGGHRDDQEN, encoded by the exons ATGGCCAATCGAGTTGTCGTTGAAGGCACCCTTCCCAAGGCAGGGTTGGGCCAGGTTGTTCCTCCACGTCGGGAAATCTCCGCATTAGTGAAGGATATTTACCAGTTCTCGCTTTATGTTCAAGCACTTC AGGAAATATACGATAAACCAGCAAATGATGTTGTGTCCTACTGGCAAATTTCTGGAATTCATGGAGAACCATATGTCGAGTGGAACGGTACACTCAATGTTCCGAGGTCACCGACCGACAGGGGATTTTGTGTTCACGGTACACCTCTGTTCCCGACATGGCATCGACCATATATTGTTCTCTTCGAA CAAGAGGTACAGAGGATTGCACGCAGGATTGCTGCGACATACACACACGACACCGATCGCTGGAATATCGAAGCTGCATTCTTGCGTCAGCCATACTGGGGATGGGACCAGATCGCTACAGTAGTCCCGCCTCCGGAGGTGATCTCCGCTCCTATGGTCAGCATCGTCAAACCCGACAGTCCAGCGGAAGTATTGGTCCCCAACCCGTTCTTGACATATACATATCCAGCTGGAGCGAATGCGGTGTTTGGGGCCCCGTTCAATGCGTGGCCGCGTACTGCACGCTATCCGGATGGTTTAGGTATCAGCCAGCCTGCCAAACTTCAAGC CGCACTTCAGGCTCTGGGTCCACAGATTGTGAACAATACGCAAAGGCTCATGTCGATCACCACCTGGGATGCATTTGCATTGGGGGACGGAACAACAAGTGGATTGGAGAGTATTCACGACACAATCCATAACCACACGGGCGGGCCAAATGGAAATATGACGTTCATCCCTGTAGCCT CTTTTGATCCGATTTTCTATCTGCACCATGCACAAGTTGATCGTGTTATTGCACTCTGGTACAGCAGACATCGCGTCTGGACCCCAAATGCAGCTG ATTTATTGCCGTTCCGGAGAACTCAAACCGAATACTGGAAATCTCCTGAGATCATCCAAACCAACACCGTGTTCAACTACGTCTATCTTGGGATTCCTAACGCTGTCCAGTCCGAATCCAGTGAAGCCGGTGTAGCAGACTACCAAA GTGAAGCCTCCAGCACTACAGAGCTTGAATGGAGCGTCCGTGTTGAATGCGAGAAGTACGAAGTTGGAGGGAGCTTCTCTTTATATGTTTTTATGTCCAAGGAAGTGCCCTCCAACCACACGGAGTGGCTATTCCATCCCAGCTTTGCCGGTACTTTCGACGTTTTCgccaaccccaaccccgaAAAGTGTGCCAACTGTACCGCTCATGCTGATCAAACAATTAAGGGGTTCATCCATATAAATAAGAAGTATTTGGAaaggtcgaagaagaaaactcTTGATCCGGAGGTTGTCATTCCATATTTGAAGGAGCACATCAGCTGGGGAGTGATAAAG GCCAACGGCGAAGTCGCGGACATAAAAAAGTTCACAACGCTTAACGTGACTGTCATATGCACGCCTCTCACCTTCTCAGACGGTGCGAAGTACCCTACGGAGGGTCGCCCAAAGGTCTATCCTGAAATTACTCGTGGACGTGTTGGTGGACATCGTGATGACCAGGAGAATTAA
- a CDS encoding Polyphenol oxidase 1, which translates to MEPHRILVEGVMPRLPAGQNPPPRLEISTFVEHIRQFSLYVQALQQIYDQHKEDVTSYWQIAGIHGQPYVEWNGTSSENGRGFCAHNTEIFPTWHRPYLALFEQEIQRHARNIAATYTHDRPAWEAIAAELRQPYWGWDKVETMTLPAQVTTSPTVEIIKPDNLARVSVPNPFLTYAYPAGENSVFAYPFNVWPRTARYPDASGKSQPILLNKSLKSIGSQVENNVKRLFSITNWNEFVLGSETTVGLEFIHGTMHFHSGGPNGNMSHLQVSAFDPIFYLHHAQVDRMVDLWHSVHKDWTKDTKDLLPFLRTQTDYWQSPEIIKPGDVFNYTYDNDLSVSGESLAEDKQNTDIVSTEVQWSVRVECKMYEVGGSFSVYVFMSKEVPSDHPEWLFHPSFAGTFDVFANPEPEECANCTAHAGDIIKGFVHINQKLETLNLDSLDPENVIPYLKEHISWGVLKSNGEVFDLQRFTSLKVTVICTPITLTVGAKYPKEGQPKIYPEVTRGRVGGYRDGA; encoded by the exons ATGGAGCCTCATCGTATCCTTGTGGAAGGTGTTATGCCTCGGCTACCGGCTGGTCAAAACCCACCTCCCAGACTCGAAATCTCCACATTTGTCGAACATATTCGCCAGTTCTCACTATACGTACAAGCACTGC AACAAATTTATGACCAACATAAAGAAGATGTGACGTCCTATTGGCAAATTGCGGGCATTCATGGCCAGCCTTATGTCGAGTGGAACGGCACTTCAAGCGAAAATGGTCGCGGCTTTTGCGCACACAATACAGAGATATTCCCGACATGGCATCGACCGTACCTCGCTCTTTTTGAG CAAGAAATACAAAGGCACGCACGCAACATTGCGGCGACATACACGCATGATCGCCCAGCCTGGGAGGCAATAGCAGCGGAGTTGCGCCAACCCTATTGGGGATGGGATAAAGTTGAAACAATGACTCTACCGGCGCAGGTCACAACGTCGCCTACAGTTGAAATTATCAAACCCGACAATCTGGCACGTGTGTCTGTTCCAAACCCATTCTTGACATACGCATATCCAGCGGGTGAAAATTCGGTGTTCGCGTACCCCTTCAATGTCTGGCCGCGTACTGCACGCTACCCTGATGCTTCGGGTAAAAGTCAGCCTATTCTGCTGAATAA GAGCCTTAAATCAATAGGCAGTCAAGTCGAAAACAACGTTAAGAGGCTCTTTTCAATCACAAATTGGAACGAGTTTGTACTCGGAAGCGAGACAACGGTTGGATTGGAGTTCATTCATGGCACAATGCATTTTCATTCGGGAGGGCCGAATGGCAACATGTCACATCTTCAGGTTTCAG CTTTCGATCCAATTTTCTATCTCCATCACGCTCAAGTCGATCGTATGGTCGACCTCTGGCACAGTGTACACAAGGACTGGACCAAGGATACCAAAG ATCTGCTCCCCTTCCTGAGGACTCAAACTGACTATTGGCAATCTCCAGAAATCATCAAGCCCGGCGACGTATTTAACTATACCTACGACAATGATTTATCTGTATCCGGCGAAAGTTTAGCAGAAGACAAACAAA ATACAGATATCGTGAGCACTGAGGTTCAGTGGAGCGTCCGTGTTGAGTGCAAAATGTACGAGGTGGGGGGAAGTTTCTCTGTCTACGTCTTCATGTCAAAAGAAGTTCCCTCCGACCATCCGGAGTGGCTGTTCCACCCCTCCTTTGCCGGTACCTTTGATGTTTTTGCCAACCCCGAGCCCGAGGAGTGTGCCAACTGTACCGCTCATGCTGGTGATATAATCAAAGGATTTGTACACATAAACCAGaaattggagacattgaACTTGGACTCCCTTGATCCCGAGAACGTCATTCCTTACTTGAAGGAGCACATCAGCTGGGGAGTCTTGAAG TCCAACGGTGAAGTTTTCGACTTACAAAGGTTCACATCACTCAAGGTGACGGTGATATGCACGCCCATTACCCTCACCGTCGGTGCAAAATACCCTAAGGAGGGTCAACCAAAGATCTATCCTGAAGTTACTCGTGGACGCGTCGGAGGTTATCGTGATGGTGCATAG
- a CDS encoding PWWP domain-containing protein2: MSKKSTKATKEFRQYETGDPVLGKIRGYPPWPGVVVDPASAPPAVQSEHPPGKKATFHCVLFFPTGDYAWLHAKDMSALKPHEIDAFLADETKKRNGELREGYRIARDPKAWMLKRLEAAQAMQEAEENAQVDQLESEGAEGGEGVENGVDGEGEGGKKKGMAGKKRKRERESEAGEGVSKPAKKSAKAKKDSAEPVSSSTTPAGAAKKSSANTTNNNNANASSVKSGGKGRKNGAKSKMNVESEDDAEGAEVDAADGMGGGGGKAKAKGDGVGSGSSYKKETEKPSPPPAKKARRDKEEDADDSKTGDPLSMKVRDWRHKLQKTFLSAKAVAKPEAMAEIDQLFTTVETYEEMTIEQLQIGKVMRHIAALPDDKMPPRDSEYKFRARAKGLVDKWHAILNANRGAAGAGAGAEEGGKEVGAGAGEKKEEKEKKEKEKGGRGVNGKDTKEKEKEKEKEKESKEQDAEGEQDVEMGDAEGEPEHEHEGEAVAVAEQPAPTTAAASAEEGTVDAAKMDVEEESNKNQEEAKKNKEEAEGQGGEEAVTKTAKGLDLNGDGTAASTAAAAAAPTAAAAAGEDEQDAHADADADAPMAVDA, from the exons ATGAGCAAGAAATCGACAAAGGCTACGAAGGAGTTTCGGCAGTATGAGACGGGCGACCCCGTCCTTGGAAAAATTCGCGGATATCCACCGTGGCCTGGCGTT GTCGTCGATCCTGCGTCCGCGCCGCCCGCGGTGCAGAGCGAGCATCCGCCCGGCAAGAAGGCGACGTTCCATTGTGTGCTGTTTTTCCCTACTGGTGACTA CGCCTGGCTGCACGCCAAAGACATGTCCGCGCTGAAACCGCACGAAATCGACGCGTTCCTCGCGGACGAGACGAAGAAGCGCAACGGCGAGCTGCGCGAGGGGTACCGCATCGCGCGCGACCCGAAGGCGTGGATGCTCAAGCGGCTCGAGGCCGCGCAGGCGATGCAGGAGGCCGAGGAGAATGCGCAGGTCGATCAGCTTGAGAGTGAGGGTGCCGAGGGGGGTGAGGGAGTAGAGAATGGGgtggatggggagggggaaggggggaagaagaagggtatggcggggaagaagaggaagagggagagggagagtgAGGCTGGAGAGGGTGTGTCCAAGCCCGCTAAGAAGAGCGCGAAAGCGAAGAAGGACAGCGCGGAGCCTGTCTCATCTTCCACTACCCCCGCGGGCGCAGCGAAAAAGTCGTCAGCTaacaccaccaacaacaacaacgcgAACGCGTCGTCGGTAAAGTCTGGTGGGAAAGGGCGGAAGAACGGAGCCAAGTCGAAGATGAATGTTGAGTCGGAGGATGATGCGGAGGGCGCGGAGGTGGATGCTGCGGATGGtatgggtgggggtgggggtaaGGCTAAGGCTAAGGGGGATGGTGTAGGATCGGGATCGAGTTATAAGAAGGAAACGGAGAAACCTTCGCCGCCCCCTGCGAAGAAGGCCCGCCGCGATAAAGAGGAAGATGCAGATGACA GTAAAACTGGCGACCCGCTCTCGATGAAAGTCCGCGATTGGAGACATAAACTCCAGAAAACATTTTTGAGCGCAAAAGCTGTTGCCAAACCCGAG GCTATGGCTGAGATTGATCAGCTTTTCACGACTGTTGAGACGTATGAGGAGATGACGATTGAACAGTTGCAG ATCGGTAAAGTAATGCGCCACATTGCCGCGCTCCCGGACGATAAGATGCCCCCGAGGGACTCGGAGTACAAGTTCCGTGCGCGCGCGAAGGGGTTGGTGGATAAGTGGCATGCGATTTTGAATGCGAATCGGGGTGCTGCTggcgcgggtgcgggtgcggagGAGGGAGGTAAGGAGGTTGGGGCTGGGGCtggggagaagaaggaggagaaggagaagaaggaaaaggagaaagggGGTAGAGGGGTGAATGGGAAGGATAccaaggaaaaagaaaaagagaaggagaaggagaaggagagtaAAGAGCAGGATGCGGAGGGCGAGCAGGATGTTGAGATGGGTGATGCGGAGGGCGAGCCTGAACATGAGCATGAAGGTGAAGCTGTAGCTGTAGCTGAGCAACCTGCGCCGaccactgctgctgcttctgctgaGGAGGGTACGGTGGACGCGGCGAAGATGGATGTGGAAGAGGAAAGTAATAAGAATCAGGAGGAGGCGAAGAAGAATAAGGAGGAGGCCGAGGGTcagggaggagaggaggcTGTGACGAAGACTGCCAAGGGGTTGGATTTGAATGGGGATG gtaccgccgcctccaccgctgctgctgctgccgctcccactgctgctgctgctgctggggaAGACGAACAAGATGCACAtgcggacgcggacgcggatGCGCCGATGGCTGTTGATGCGTGA